The Cyprinus carpio isolate SPL01 chromosome B22, ASM1834038v1, whole genome shotgun sequence genome contains the following window.
CTACATCCTCTTTTCAAGGGTGTATGTTGGTTTCCTTCTAATTATTTTCTGCACATCTGTGGTAGCACTTCCTCTCCAATTCGTAGTTAAGTTTACCATCTTACTGCATATGAGCGAAACAAGCACAGAATGAGGACGGCGCAACTTTTACTCTTCTGTAAGTTACTGAGTGTAATTTTCTGTCTGATCTTCACATGACTGAATAGTTTTTCAAGGTTGAAAGAGTTTTGTTTTACCATGTGTTTTATCTTCACAGGTCTGCTGGTGTGTCAAACTACAGAGAGTTTAACTGATAAACTGGTGAATTTAGGGGAAAATGTGACTTTAGACTGTCAGATTgatgtaaaagagatttattggGTTTTCCAGAAACCGACAGACTCTCCGGTGATAATACTGCGAACTTTCTCATCATATTTTACAACATCTTATGTTCAAGACCAAAGACTGAAAGACAAATATTCATCACTAACTTTGAGccgtttatttattattaatataactgtTCATGAATTAGGaatatattattgtgtaaaaCGAAACACAACTCTACAGATCAGCAATGGCACCAGACTTTACCTCAAtggtaagtattttaaaaataacatttacaattgacacaaaaaagtatgaatatattcataactataaattatctaaaaatgatttattatatgttttgctGCAATGAATGTATGCTTTTACATTTAAGTCTATCAGAGGCATTTAATCATATTTGGCATTAAAAACCTAAAACTGATGAGCGTTCTTCTATTTAGACTGTCAGCAGGAACAATCATGTGAGAAAACACTGGAGTTGTACAGGATTTTGACTGTTACATCCATCCTACTGAATTCTGTGCTGATTATTGCAATAATAGGTGAGGTTTCTGAGATACAATCACTTTGAAAGTACAAAAAACATGATGGCATGTTCAAATTAATCTGCCCGGTAAATTAGGTTTAGTGCATTCCTTTctgaaaagttttgtttgaagtgtACTCAACTATTGTTTCATAATAACATTGATTTCATGATAATATAACTTAACCAAAATGTAATGCACTATACTTTAGGTATGTTAATGATCAAACTTAAGAAGCCAAGAAAAAGTCGACGACAACCCCAGAATGTCGAAC
Protein-coding sequences here:
- the LOC109047217 gene encoding uncharacterized protein LOC109047217 yields the protein MRTAQLLLFCLLVCQTTESLTDKLVNLGENVTLDCQIDVKEIYWVFQKPTDSPVIILRTFSSYFTTSYVQDQRLKDKYSSLTLSRLFIINITVHELGIYYCVKRNTTLQISNGTRLYLNDCQQEQSCEKTLELYRILTVTSILLNSVLIIAIIGMLMIKLKKPRKSRRQPQNVEPEQIEDLNTAQYSEIELPTYSRRKNPIQTNDTYELLQKPELHPRSTHAEIITSYNIKS